In Hyperolius riggenbachi isolate aHypRig1 chromosome 10, aHypRig1.pri, whole genome shotgun sequence, a genomic segment contains:
- the LOC137534277 gene encoding oocyte zinc finger protein XlCOF22-like isoform X1, with protein sequence MIESKEEGEEKMDMRGDEPCKEDNIPPEISTDMGGTPRDGEEEEEDGHPMTKDEEVLVEISTDASSNRYPPERWTSPVHSEELALEGHTISHHYQCEHIISVKAEVKKEDKVPYLRSDEPCKGEETTPEHSTDGSSNINPPETCPSPPHCQDSTQEDEEVSQRYQVENLIDIKVIVKEEEEEDTYMRGEDPDMEEEILPEISTDNQHKMYNAEENSIIPPVYDDITSDSAEEFHVNQNDHTDLNSEDLCIEASQHEDDPSVEKPHLCSVCGKGFPYKSYLKRHQSSHTGDRPFSCSECGKCFSQKSVLFRHQISHTGEKRFSCSKCGKCFLHRSGLIRHRVTHTGEKPYSCSECGKCFTQKSSLFTHKKIHSGQGPYSCSDCGRCFTGRSKLLNHQRIHTNEKLFDCFHCGESFTRKGHLMAHMKTHAKEKPFSCSNCKMNFSRKSSLMRHEKLHRGEKPYLCSECGKGFVEKANLVTHQRIHSGVRPFVCSNCGRGFAQKSDLARHERVHVKDKIYLCPVCGEQFLHKSSVISHLRSHRGQEVPEPGGGSEEPGDTHLNHDVHCFIIQDNL encoded by the exons ATGATTGAGTCTAAAGAAGAGGGGGAAGAAAAGATGGATATGAGAGGTGATGAGCCATGTAAAGAAGATAACATTCCTCCAGAGATCAGCACAG ACATGGGAGGGACTCCGAGAGATggcgaagaggaggaggaagatggacACCCGATGACTAAAGATGAGGAGGTTCTTGTAGAGATTAGCACAG atgcTTCCAGTAACAGATATCCTCCAGAGAGATGGACCAGTCCTGTTCACTCAGAGGAACTTGCATTGGAAGGTCACACCATCtcacaccattatcag TGTGAACATATAATTAGTGTTAAAGCTGAAGTTAAAAAAGAAGATAAGGTACCTTATTTGAGAAGTGATGAGCCGTGTAAAGGGGAGGAGACTACTCCAGAGCACAGCACCG atggatccagtaacataAATCCACCGGAGACATGTCCCAGTCCCCCTCATTGTCAGGATTCCACACAGGAAGATGAAGAGGTGTCACAACGTTATCAG GTTGAAAATCTAATTGATATTAAAGTTATAGtaaaggaggaagaagaagaagacacatATATGAGAGGTGAGGATCCAGATATGGAAGAGGAGATTTTGCCAGAGATCAGCACAG ATAATCAGCACAAAATGTACAATGCAGAAGAGAATTCCATTATTCCTCCAGTTTATGACGACATTACTTCAGATTCTGCAGAAGAATTTCACGTAAATCAGAATGACCATACAGACCTTAACAGTGAAGATCTATGTATAGAGGCTTCCCAACATGAAGACGATCCTTCAGTGGAAAAGCCACACTTATGTTCTGTATGTGGGAAAGGTTTCCCTTATAAATCTTATCTAAAAAGACATCAAAGTAGTCACACTGGCGATCGGCCATTTTCATGCtccgaatgtgggaaatgtttctccCAGAAATCAGTTCTTTTCAGGCATCAGATATCTCATACTGGAGAGAAGCGATTTTCATGTtctaaatgtgggaaatgttttctacATAGGTCGGGCCTTATCAGACACCGGGTAACTCACACAggggagaagccgtattcatgttctgaatgtgggaaatgttttacccaGAAATCATCTCTTTTCACCCATAAAAAAATTCACAGTGGACAGGGGCCATATTCTTGCTCAGATTGTGGAAGGTGTTTTACAGGAAGGTCGAAACTTCTGAACCACCAAAGAATTCACACGAACGAAAAGCTTTTTGACTGTTTTCATTGTGGGGAGAGTTTTACTCGAAAGGGGCACCTTATGGCTCATATGAAAACTCACGCCAAAGAGAAACCATTTTCTTGTTCCAATTGTAAGATGAATTTTTCTCGGAAGTCATCTCTTATGAGGCATGAAAAGCTTCACAGAGGAGAGAAGCCCTatttgtgttcagagtgtgggaaaggtttcgtAGAAAAAGCCAACCTTGTTACCCATCAAAGAATCCACAGCGGTGTTCGCCCATTTGTCTGTTCTAACTGTGGCAGAGGCTTTGCCCAGAAATCAGATCTGGCTAGACATGAGAGAGTTCACGTTAAGGACAAAATATATTTATGTCCTGTGTGTGGGGAACAATTTCTACATAAATCCTCTGTTATTTCACACCTCAGATCTCACAGAGGACAAGAGGtgcctgagccaggagggggcagtgaaGAGCCAGGGGACACACACCTGAATCATGATGTTCACTGCTTCATCATCCAAGACAACCTATAG
- the LOC137534277 gene encoding gastrula zinc finger protein XlCGF57.1-like isoform X3: MIESKEEGEEKMDMRGDEPCKEDNIPPEISTDASSNRYPPERWTSPVHSEELALEGHTISHHYQCEHIISVKAEVKKEDKVPYLRSDEPCKGEETTPEHSTDGSSNINPPETCPSPPHCQDSTQEDEEVSQRYQVENLIDIKVIVKEEEEEDTYMRGEDPDMEEEILPEISTDNQHKMYNAEENSIIPPVYDDITSDSAEEFHVNQNDHTDLNSEDLCIEASQHEDDPSVEKPHLCSVCGKGFPYKSYLKRHQSSHTGDRPFSCSECGKCFSQKSVLFRHQISHTGEKRFSCSKCGKCFLHRSGLIRHRVTHTGEKPYSCSECGKCFTQKSSLFTHKKIHSGQGPYSCSDCGRCFTGRSKLLNHQRIHTNEKLFDCFHCGESFTRKGHLMAHMKTHAKEKPFSCSNCKMNFSRKSSLMRHEKLHRGEKPYLCSECGKGFVEKANLVTHQRIHSGVRPFVCSNCGRGFAQKSDLARHERVHVKDKIYLCPVCGEQFLHKSSVISHLRSHRGQEVPEPGGGSEEPGDTHLNHDVHCFIIQDNL; this comes from the exons ATGATTGAGTCTAAAGAAGAGGGGGAAGAAAAGATGGATATGAGAGGTGATGAGCCATGTAAAGAAGATAACATTCCTCCAGAGATCAGCACAG atgcTTCCAGTAACAGATATCCTCCAGAGAGATGGACCAGTCCTGTTCACTCAGAGGAACTTGCATTGGAAGGTCACACCATCtcacaccattatcag TGTGAACATATAATTAGTGTTAAAGCTGAAGTTAAAAAAGAAGATAAGGTACCTTATTTGAGAAGTGATGAGCCGTGTAAAGGGGAGGAGACTACTCCAGAGCACAGCACCG atggatccagtaacataAATCCACCGGAGACATGTCCCAGTCCCCCTCATTGTCAGGATTCCACACAGGAAGATGAAGAGGTGTCACAACGTTATCAG GTTGAAAATCTAATTGATATTAAAGTTATAGtaaaggaggaagaagaagaagacacatATATGAGAGGTGAGGATCCAGATATGGAAGAGGAGATTTTGCCAGAGATCAGCACAG ATAATCAGCACAAAATGTACAATGCAGAAGAGAATTCCATTATTCCTCCAGTTTATGACGACATTACTTCAGATTCTGCAGAAGAATTTCACGTAAATCAGAATGACCATACAGACCTTAACAGTGAAGATCTATGTATAGAGGCTTCCCAACATGAAGACGATCCTTCAGTGGAAAAGCCACACTTATGTTCTGTATGTGGGAAAGGTTTCCCTTATAAATCTTATCTAAAAAGACATCAAAGTAGTCACACTGGCGATCGGCCATTTTCATGCtccgaatgtgggaaatgtttctccCAGAAATCAGTTCTTTTCAGGCATCAGATATCTCATACTGGAGAGAAGCGATTTTCATGTtctaaatgtgggaaatgttttctacATAGGTCGGGCCTTATCAGACACCGGGTAACTCACACAggggagaagccgtattcatgttctgaatgtgggaaatgttttacccaGAAATCATCTCTTTTCACCCATAAAAAAATTCACAGTGGACAGGGGCCATATTCTTGCTCAGATTGTGGAAGGTGTTTTACAGGAAGGTCGAAACTTCTGAACCACCAAAGAATTCACACGAACGAAAAGCTTTTTGACTGTTTTCATTGTGGGGAGAGTTTTACTCGAAAGGGGCACCTTATGGCTCATATGAAAACTCACGCCAAAGAGAAACCATTTTCTTGTTCCAATTGTAAGATGAATTTTTCTCGGAAGTCATCTCTTATGAGGCATGAAAAGCTTCACAGAGGAGAGAAGCCCTatttgtgttcagagtgtgggaaaggtttcgtAGAAAAAGCCAACCTTGTTACCCATCAAAGAATCCACAGCGGTGTTCGCCCATTTGTCTGTTCTAACTGTGGCAGAGGCTTTGCCCAGAAATCAGATCTGGCTAGACATGAGAGAGTTCACGTTAAGGACAAAATATATTTATGTCCTGTGTGTGGGGAACAATTTCTACATAAATCCTCTGTTATTTCACACCTCAGATCTCACAGAGGACAAGAGGtgcctgagccaggagggggcagtgaaGAGCCAGGGGACACACACCTGAATCATGATGTTCACTGCTTCATCATCCAAGACAACCTATAG
- the LOC137534277 gene encoding gastrula zinc finger protein XlCGF57.1-like isoform X2, translating into MFSPPLLFKLPIIYTGEGVKIATVTSLKSLKQDASSNRYPPERWTSPVHSEELALEGHTISHHYQCEHIISVKAEVKKEDKVPYLRSDEPCKGEETTPEHSTDGSSNINPPETCPSPPHCQDSTQEDEEVSQRYQVENLIDIKVIVKEEEEEDTYMRGEDPDMEEEILPEISTDNQHKMYNAEENSIIPPVYDDITSDSAEEFHVNQNDHTDLNSEDLCIEASQHEDDPSVEKPHLCSVCGKGFPYKSYLKRHQSSHTGDRPFSCSECGKCFSQKSVLFRHQISHTGEKRFSCSKCGKCFLHRSGLIRHRVTHTGEKPYSCSECGKCFTQKSSLFTHKKIHSGQGPYSCSDCGRCFTGRSKLLNHQRIHTNEKLFDCFHCGESFTRKGHLMAHMKTHAKEKPFSCSNCKMNFSRKSSLMRHEKLHRGEKPYLCSECGKGFVEKANLVTHQRIHSGVRPFVCSNCGRGFAQKSDLARHERVHVKDKIYLCPVCGEQFLHKSSVISHLRSHRGQEVPEPGGGSEEPGDTHLNHDVHCFIIQDNL; encoded by the exons atgttctctcctcccctcctcttcaAGCTGCCCATTATCTatacaggggaaggtgtgaagattgcaactgtgacttctctaaagtcTTTGAAGCAAG atgcTTCCAGTAACAGATATCCTCCAGAGAGATGGACCAGTCCTGTTCACTCAGAGGAACTTGCATTGGAAGGTCACACCATCtcacaccattatcag TGTGAACATATAATTAGTGTTAAAGCTGAAGTTAAAAAAGAAGATAAGGTACCTTATTTGAGAAGTGATGAGCCGTGTAAAGGGGAGGAGACTACTCCAGAGCACAGCACCG atggatccagtaacataAATCCACCGGAGACATGTCCCAGTCCCCCTCATTGTCAGGATTCCACACAGGAAGATGAAGAGGTGTCACAACGTTATCAG GTTGAAAATCTAATTGATATTAAAGTTATAGtaaaggaggaagaagaagaagacacatATATGAGAGGTGAGGATCCAGATATGGAAGAGGAGATTTTGCCAGAGATCAGCACAG ATAATCAGCACAAAATGTACAATGCAGAAGAGAATTCCATTATTCCTCCAGTTTATGACGACATTACTTCAGATTCTGCAGAAGAATTTCACGTAAATCAGAATGACCATACAGACCTTAACAGTGAAGATCTATGTATAGAGGCTTCCCAACATGAAGACGATCCTTCAGTGGAAAAGCCACACTTATGTTCTGTATGTGGGAAAGGTTTCCCTTATAAATCTTATCTAAAAAGACATCAAAGTAGTCACACTGGCGATCGGCCATTTTCATGCtccgaatgtgggaaatgtttctccCAGAAATCAGTTCTTTTCAGGCATCAGATATCTCATACTGGAGAGAAGCGATTTTCATGTtctaaatgtgggaaatgttttctacATAGGTCGGGCCTTATCAGACACCGGGTAACTCACACAggggagaagccgtattcatgttctgaatgtgggaaatgttttacccaGAAATCATCTCTTTTCACCCATAAAAAAATTCACAGTGGACAGGGGCCATATTCTTGCTCAGATTGTGGAAGGTGTTTTACAGGAAGGTCGAAACTTCTGAACCACCAAAGAATTCACACGAACGAAAAGCTTTTTGACTGTTTTCATTGTGGGGAGAGTTTTACTCGAAAGGGGCACCTTATGGCTCATATGAAAACTCACGCCAAAGAGAAACCATTTTCTTGTTCCAATTGTAAGATGAATTTTTCTCGGAAGTCATCTCTTATGAGGCATGAAAAGCTTCACAGAGGAGAGAAGCCCTatttgtgttcagagtgtgggaaaggtttcgtAGAAAAAGCCAACCTTGTTACCCATCAAAGAATCCACAGCGGTGTTCGCCCATTTGTCTGTTCTAACTGTGGCAGAGGCTTTGCCCAGAAATCAGATCTGGCTAGACATGAGAGAGTTCACGTTAAGGACAAAATATATTTATGTCCTGTGTGTGGGGAACAATTTCTACATAAATCCTCTGTTATTTCACACCTCAGATCTCACAGAGGACAAGAGGtgcctgagccaggagggggcagtgaaGAGCCAGGGGACACACACCTGAATCATGATGTTCACTGCTTCATCATCCAAGACAACCTATAG